One Phaseolus vulgaris cultivar G19833 chromosome 11, P. vulgaris v2.0, whole genome shotgun sequence genomic window carries:
- the LOC137820773 gene encoding uncharacterized protein isoform X3, which yields MYLFWIFFRNQLQDEAAMTLRCLEKCRDGGFEEVFMTYAVKYDYCMRINLKGKEVFAMGFCLDDECWRSYEDKIPGILSKGLNDRAKVIQVTWRNTQCQWSVDDGLSVFDKEPLFIGISALEFQKFWGEKAELRRFKDGRVAESTGEASIVITLHLVS from the exons atgtatttattttggATATTCTTCCGTAATCAGCTTCAGGATGAGGCTGCTATGACACTTAGGTGCTTAGAAAAGTGTAGAGATGGTGGATTTGAGGAAGTTTTTATGACCTATGCTGTTAAATATGATTACTGTATGAG AATAAATTTGAAGGGAAAGGAAGTATTTGCAATGGGATTTTGTTTGGATGATGAGTGCTGGAGATCATACGAGGATAAAATACCTGGTATTTTATCTAAAGGGTTAAATGATAGAGCAAAAGTCATTCAAGTTACATGGAGAAATACACAGTGCCAGTGGAGTGTGGACGAT GGCTTGTCGGTATTTGATAAAGAGCCCTTGTTCATAGGAATTTCA GCTCTtgaatttcaaaagttttgggGAGAGAAAGCAGAGCTTAGAAGATTTAAAGATGGTAGAGTTGCAGAAAGCACAGGGGAGGCATCTATTGTTATAACTCTACATCTTGTGAGTTGA
- the LOC137820773 gene encoding U3 small nucleolar RNA-associated protein 22-like isoform X2 — protein MTLRCLEKCRDGGFEEVFMTYAVKYDYCMRINLKGKEVFAMGFCLDDECWRSYEDKIPGILSKGLNDRAKVIQVTWRNTQCQWSVDDGLSVFDKEPLFIGISVSTLEKAYRMVDIGPNAESKEEALEFQKFWGEKAELRRFKDGRVAESTGEASIVITLHLVS, from the exons ATGACACTTAGGTGCTTAGAAAAGTGTAGAGATGGTGGATTTGAGGAAGTTTTTATGACCTATGCTGTTAAATATGATTACTGTATGAG AATAAATTTGAAGGGAAAGGAAGTATTTGCAATGGGATTTTGTTTGGATGATGAGTGCTGGAGATCATACGAGGATAAAATACCTGGTATTTTATCTAAAGGGTTAAATGATAGAGCAAAAGTCATTCAAGTTACATGGAGAAATACACAGTGCCAGTGGAGTGTGGACGAT GGCTTGTCGGTATTTGATAAAGAGCCCTTGTTCATAGGAATTTCAGTGAGTACTTTGGAAAAAGCATATAGGATGGTTGATATCGGCCCAAATGCCGAAAGTAAAGAagag GCTCTtgaatttcaaaagttttgggGAGAGAAAGCAGAGCTTAGAAGATTTAAAGATGGTAGAGTTGCAGAAAGCACAGGGGAGGCATCTATTGTTATAACTCTACATCTTGTGAGTTGA
- the LOC137820764 gene encoding uncharacterized protein, whose translation MRVKLSRLSMEGPTIHWFNLLMETEDQLSWEKLKRALIARYGGRRLENPFEELSTLRQTGRVEEFVEAFEFLSSQVGRLPEEQYLGYFMSGLKPPIRRRVRTLNPSNRMQMMRMAKDVEEEIKEDDAEGEKAVGKRFVGRREESGLKFSSGFNPTQKDMNRPENLSWPNPAKTGSSFGSNANPTSSLSSTGRKSDGDRRGRASERWRGVRSEEMEERRAKGLCFKCGGKYHPTLHKCPERSLRVLILGEGETVNEDGEIVALEVEDAEEEEEPEAECKIIGVLGKMGEYNTMKLEAQLADVVVEVLVDSGASHNFISPELTSALGLPVSPTTVKRIKLGDGHRVMSEGTCKGIKLFLGSRLFVIDALVLELGGLDVVLGISWLSTFGKMVMDWKNLSMQFWHNGELVTLQGQGK comes from the coding sequence ATGCGGGTGAAGCTTTCACGTTTGAGCATGGAAGGTCCCACGATCCATTGGTTTAATTTACTGATGGAGACGGAAGATCAGCTATCATGGGAAAAACTCAAAAGGGCATTGATCGCACGTTACGGTGGCCGGAGATTGGAAAACCCGTTTGAAGAATTATCCACGCTCCGTCAAACTGGAAGAGTTGAAGAGTTTgttgaagcatttgaatttcTTTCCTCGCAGGTGGGTCGATTGCCGGAGGAGCAATACTTAGGATATTTCATGAGTGGGTTGAAACCTCCGATCCGGCGAAGGGTGAGAACTCTGAATCCTTCTAATCGGATGCAGATGATGAGGATGGCTAAGGATGTTGAGGAGGAGATTAAGGAAGACGATGCCGAGGGTGAAAAAGCTGTGGGGAAAAGGTTTGTGGGCCGAAGAGAAGAAAGTGGGCTTAAGTTCAGTAGTGGGTTTAACCCGACCCAGAAGGACATGAATAGACCCGAAAACTTAAGTTGGCCCAACCCGGCAAAAACAGGGAGCTCTTTTGGGTCGAACGCGAACCCAACTTCATCGCTGAGCTCGACGGGACGGAAGAGCGACGGCGACCGCCGCGGTAGAGCTTCGGAACGGTGGCGGGGAGTGCGAAGTGAGGAGATGGAGGAACGACGAGCAAAGGGGCTTTGTTTTAAGTGCGGTGGTAAGTATCACCCAACCTTGCACAAATGTCCTGAACGCTCCCTACGTGTGTTGATATTGGGGGAAGGAGAAACAGTGAATGAAGACGGAGAAATAGTAGCGTTGGAGGTAGAAGATGCcgaggaggaggaagaaccaGAGGCGGAGTGCAAAATTATTGGGGTTCTGGGAAAGATGGGAGAATATAATACCATGAAGTTGGAGGCACAATTAGCTGATGTGGTTGTGGAGGTGTTGGTCGATAGTGGAGCTAGCCACAATTTTATTTCACCTGAATTGACCTCCGCCTTGGGACTACCAGTAAGCCCTACTACTGTTAAGAGAATCAAGCTTGGGGATGGCCATCGGGTTATGTCCGAAGGCACATGTAAAGGAATTAAGCTTTTTCTGGGGTCTAGGCTCTTTGTAATAGATGCTCTGGTGTTGGAATTAGGAGGGTTAGATGTGGTTCTCGGTATATCATGGTTGAGCACATTTGGGAAAATGGTAATGGACTGGAAAAATTTATCTATGCAGTTTTGGCATAATGGGGAGCTGGTAACATTACAGGGTCAAGGAAAATGA
- the LOC137820756 gene encoding uncharacterized protein: MLDDVVELVGEENVLQVVTDNAANFKAAGELLMQKREHLYWTPCTTHCIDLIFEDFEKKLKVHELTIKKGRKITTYIYGRSMLISMLKKFTKERDWIRPGVTRFAIAYITLGCLRELKASLLTMFSSEEWKTSKFGTSQEGKKVENMILDSRFWKNISTCLKVVAPLMVVLRLVDSDAKPAMGFIYEEMDRAKKRRLRTILIMLRKAAYYLNLQFHYEPEFRSDDPEVKEGLYTSMRRLVKDVAERRIINVQLVEYHFGRGAFAMDDAKESRKTILPGEWWEMFGYRTPELKRFAIRILSLTCSSSGCERNWSSFEMVHTKRRNCLHQKKMNDLVYVMYNLKLSNKQIRKTVALPFDDIQSNDELITEEGDNIDEIDQDQDANVHLNPALTVPTLDAFDIENLTFDVNVDEDEDEDEDEDEDDDEDDDGDDDGDDGGEFIIRGLDIEI, from the exons atgtTGGATGACGTTGTTGAATTAGTTGGAGAAGAAAATGTATTGCAAGTGGTGACTGATAATGCTGCAAATTTCAAGGCAGCTGGAGAGTTGTTGATGCAAAAAAGGGAGCATTTGTATTGGACCCCATGTACTACACACTGCattgatttgatttttgaagattttgaaaagaagttgAAGGTTCATGAACTTACTATCAAGAAAGGAAGAAAGATCACCACTTATATTTATGGCAGATCAATGCTAATTAGCATGTTGAAGAAGTTCACGAAAGAAAGAGACTGGATAAGACCGGGTGTGACTAGATTTGCCATTGCTTATATAACTCTCGGTTGTCTTCGTGAATTGAAAGCCTCATTATTGACCATGTTCAGTTCTGAAGAATGGAAAACAAGCAAATTTGGAACTTCACAAGAggggaaaaaggttgaaaatatGATATTAGACAGCCGATTTTGGAAGAATATCTCCACGTGCCTCAAAGTTGTTGCCCCTCTTATGGTGGTCCTAAGATTGGTGGATTCAGATGCAAAACCTGCAATGGGTTTCATATATGAAGAGATGGATCGTGCAAAAAAAAGAAGATTAAGAACAATTTTAATCATGTTAAGAAAAG CTGCATATTATCTCAATCTCCAATTCCATTATGAACCTGAGTTTAGATCTGATGATCCTGAGGTGAAAGAAGGGTTGTATACATCCATGAGAAGATTGGTTAAGGATGTTGCAGAAAGAAGGATAATTAATGTGCAACTTGTTGAGTATCATTTTGGTAGAGGAGCCTTTGCAATGGATGACGCAAAGGAAAGTAGAAAAACAATACTTCCTGGAGAATGGTGGGAGATGTTTGGGTATAGAACTCCAGAGTTGAAGAGGTTTGCTATCCGAATTCTAAGCTTGACTTGTAGCTCTTCTGGATGTGAGCGAAATTGGAGCTCATTTGAAATG GTTCATACAAAGAGAAGAAACTGTTTGCATCagaaaaagatgaatgatttggtGTATGTCATGTACAACTTGAAGTTGAGTAATAAGCAAATTAGAAAAACAGTTGCTCTTCCCTTTGATGATATTCAATCAAATGATGAATTGATAACTGAAGAGGGAGATAATATTGATGAGATTGATCAAGATCAAGATGCAAATGTTCACTTAAATCCGGCATTAACAGTTCCAACTCTAGATGCATTTGATATTGAAAATTTGACTTTTGATGTCAATGtggatgaagatgaagatgaagatgaagatgaagatgaagatgatgatgaagatgatgatggagatgatgatggagatgatggagGAGAGTTTATCATTAGAGGATTGGACATAGAAATTTGa
- the LOC137820773 gene encoding U3 small nucleolar RNA-associated protein 22-like isoform X1, with product MYLFWIFFRNQLQDEAAMTLRCLEKCRDGGFEEVFMTYAVKYDYCMRINLKGKEVFAMGFCLDDECWRSYEDKIPGILSKGLNDRAKVIQVTWRNTQCQWSVDDGLSVFDKEPLFIGISVSTLEKAYRMVDIGPNAESKEEALEFQKFWGEKAELRRFKDGRVAESTGEASIVITLHLVS from the exons atgtatttattttggATATTCTTCCGTAATCAGCTTCAGGATGAGGCTGCTATGACACTTAGGTGCTTAGAAAAGTGTAGAGATGGTGGATTTGAGGAAGTTTTTATGACCTATGCTGTTAAATATGATTACTGTATGAG AATAAATTTGAAGGGAAAGGAAGTATTTGCAATGGGATTTTGTTTGGATGATGAGTGCTGGAGATCATACGAGGATAAAATACCTGGTATTTTATCTAAAGGGTTAAATGATAGAGCAAAAGTCATTCAAGTTACATGGAGAAATACACAGTGCCAGTGGAGTGTGGACGAT GGCTTGTCGGTATTTGATAAAGAGCCCTTGTTCATAGGAATTTCAGTGAGTACTTTGGAAAAAGCATATAGGATGGTTGATATCGGCCCAAATGCCGAAAGTAAAGAagag GCTCTtgaatttcaaaagttttgggGAGAGAAAGCAGAGCTTAGAAGATTTAAAGATGGTAGAGTTGCAGAAAGCACAGGGGAGGCATCTATTGTTATAACTCTACATCTTGTGAGTTGA
- the LOC137820773 gene encoding U3 small nucleolar RNA-associated protein 22-like isoform X4: MTLRCLEKCRDGGFEEVFMTYAVKYDYCMRINLKGKEVFAMGFCLDDECWRSYEDKIPGILSKGLNDRAKVIQVTWRNTQCQWSVDDGLSVFDKEPLFIGISALEFQKFWGEKAELRRFKDGRVAESTGEASIVITLHLVS, translated from the exons ATGACACTTAGGTGCTTAGAAAAGTGTAGAGATGGTGGATTTGAGGAAGTTTTTATGACCTATGCTGTTAAATATGATTACTGTATGAG AATAAATTTGAAGGGAAAGGAAGTATTTGCAATGGGATTTTGTTTGGATGATGAGTGCTGGAGATCATACGAGGATAAAATACCTGGTATTTTATCTAAAGGGTTAAATGATAGAGCAAAAGTCATTCAAGTTACATGGAGAAATACACAGTGCCAGTGGAGTGTGGACGAT GGCTTGTCGGTATTTGATAAAGAGCCCTTGTTCATAGGAATTTCA GCTCTtgaatttcaaaagttttgggGAGAGAAAGCAGAGCTTAGAAGATTTAAAGATGGTAGAGTTGCAGAAAGCACAGGGGAGGCATCTATTGTTATAACTCTACATCTTGTGAGTTGA